One region of Oryza sativa Japonica Group chromosome 5, ASM3414082v1 genomic DNA includes:
- the LOC4339170 gene encoding uncharacterized LOC4339170, whose product MAAAVSACSSRCLRLILGRPPRARLASVVEVVEKRRRGGLVAVAATEGSAKSSGEADEQVPSWARPGSDEPPPWAREGGGGGGQQEPGAVELPFFAYLLASAITAIAAIGSIFEYANQRPVFGVVSPDSALYAPLLGFFVFTGIPTSGFLWFKAVQTANKEAEEQDRRDGFS is encoded by the exons atggcggcggccgtgTCCGCGTGCAGCTCGCGGTGCCTCCGCCTGATCCTGGGGCGCCCTCCTCGAGCCCGCCTCGCGTCGGTTGTGGAGGTCGtcgagaagaggaggaggggcggactggtggccgtggcggcgacggaggggtCGGCGAAGTCGTCGGGGGAGGCGGACGAGCAGGTCCCCTCGTGGGCGCGCCCGGGCTccgacgagccgccgccgtgggcacgcgagggcggcggcggcgggggccagCAGGAGCccggcgccgtcgagctcccctTCTTCGCCTACCTTCTCGCCTCCGCCatcaccgccatcgccgcc ATCGGGTCCATCTTCGAGTACGCGAACCAGCGGCCGGTGTTCGGCGTGGTGAGCCCCGACAGCGCCCTGTACGCGCCGCTCCTAGGGTTCTTCGTCTTCACCGGGATACCCACCTCC ggattcttgtggttcaaggcCGTGCAGACGGCGAacaaggaggcggaggagcaggATCGCCGGGACGGCTTCTCGTGA